A genomic region of Caulobacter sp. NIBR2454 contains the following coding sequences:
- a CDS encoding hydroxymethylglutaryl-CoA lyase — protein MSRFIQIVEVGPRDGLQNEAAVLEPVERAVFIQRLEAAGARRIETVSFVNPRRVPQMAGAEEVMAALPANPDASRIGLVLNLKGWERCVAAGCDEANVVVCASDGFGIRNQGASVSEQLATLASVVEHRNANGGPPLTLTISVAFGDPFDGEVSDDQVAAIAAEAHALKIGEIALGDTIGVADPWTVRRRIEAVRKAAPDARLRMHFHDTRNTGLANAYASVEAGIDVLDASVGGLGGCPFAPNATGNIGTEDLVYMLERAGFETGYDLDALIETAKVMSERLGKAPASSLARAGGFPPRPA, from the coding sequence GTGAGCCGCTTCATCCAGATCGTGGAGGTCGGTCCCCGTGATGGCCTTCAGAACGAGGCCGCCGTCCTAGAACCGGTGGAGCGCGCCGTCTTTATTCAGCGTCTGGAGGCCGCCGGCGCCCGACGGATCGAGACCGTCTCCTTCGTCAATCCGCGCCGGGTGCCGCAGATGGCGGGCGCCGAAGAGGTGATGGCCGCCCTGCCGGCGAACCCCGACGCCTCTCGTATCGGGCTGGTGTTGAACCTCAAGGGCTGGGAGCGCTGCGTCGCCGCCGGCTGCGACGAGGCCAATGTGGTGGTCTGCGCCTCCGACGGATTCGGCATCCGCAATCAGGGCGCTTCGGTCAGCGAGCAACTGGCGACCCTGGCCTCCGTCGTGGAGCATCGCAACGCCAACGGCGGGCCGCCCCTCACCCTGACCATCTCCGTGGCCTTCGGCGATCCATTCGATGGGGAGGTGAGCGACGATCAGGTCGCCGCCATCGCCGCCGAGGCTCACGCCCTCAAGATCGGCGAAATCGCCTTGGGCGACACCATCGGCGTCGCCGATCCCTGGACCGTCCGCCGCCGGATCGAGGCGGTGCGCAAGGCGGCCCCCGACGCCCGCCTGCGCATGCACTTCCACGACACGCGCAATACCGGCCTCGCCAACGCCTACGCGTCTGTAGAGGCGGGGATCGACGTGCTGGACGCCAGCGTCGGCGGCTTGGGCGGCTGCCCTTTCGCCCCCAACGCCACGGGCAATATCGGCACCGAGGATCTGGTCTACATGCTGGAGCGGGCCGGTTTCGAGACGGGCTACGACCTCGACGCCCTCATCGAGACGGCGAAGGTCATGTCGGAGCGGCTGGGCAAGGCACCGGCCTCGTCCCTGGCTCGCGCGGGCGGCTTCCCGCCTCGACCGGCCTAG
- a CDS encoding helix-turn-helix transcriptional regulator translates to MDRRPVVAAFDHETGLRRPGDYRRVVFASESTTIIDLSVSYEAAPPRGATSRYQVVLPYLGLFTYSVGRRSTTVDANRTLMVPAGIEYADSHPVRNLGHSAVAIAPEPEVMEELCRLLGSRPADVFTDLSQPASPKLRLAAHRLRNIADHGAGPLEADELAIQVLQEVLDTPKRSGGAPIVQRAKHVIHERGCERLSLQDIARAVGVSPVYLTQEFTRTEGMPLYQYQLHLRLGRALVELPHCADITGLAIDLGFSSHSHFGAAFRRVFGVTPAEFRSGVVRPI, encoded by the coding sequence ATGGACAGACGCCCGGTGGTCGCCGCTTTCGATCACGAGACGGGCCTACGCCGGCCCGGTGACTATCGTCGCGTTGTATTCGCGAGTGAATCCACCACGATCATCGACCTGTCGGTATCCTACGAAGCCGCGCCGCCGCGGGGGGCCACGTCGCGTTATCAGGTCGTGCTGCCGTATCTGGGCCTCTTCACCTACTCGGTGGGGCGTCGCTCCACGACAGTGGACGCCAACCGCACCCTGATGGTGCCGGCGGGCATCGAGTATGCCGACAGCCATCCCGTTCGAAACCTGGGTCATTCGGCCGTCGCCATCGCGCCCGAGCCCGAGGTGATGGAGGAACTCTGCCGTCTCCTGGGCTCACGACCAGCGGATGTCTTCACGGATCTTTCCCAACCGGCCAGCCCGAAGCTGCGCCTCGCCGCCCACCGATTGAGAAACATCGCCGATCATGGCGCCGGACCGTTGGAGGCGGATGAGCTGGCGATCCAAGTCCTTCAGGAGGTGCTCGATACGCCCAAGCGCAGCGGCGGCGCGCCTATCGTGCAGCGAGCCAAGCACGTCATCCACGAGCGGGGTTGCGAGCGATTGAGCCTGCAGGACATCGCGCGGGCGGTGGGCGTATCGCCTGTCTATCTGACCCAGGAGTTCACCCGCACCGAAGGCATGCCGCTGTATCAGTACCAGCTGCATCTGCGGCTTGGGCGAGCCCTGGTGGAGTTGCCGCACTGCGCCGACATCACCGGCCTGGCCATCGACCTGGGCTTTTCCAGCCACAGCCATTTCGGCGCGGCGTTCCGGCGGGTCTTTGGCGTGACGCCCGCCGAGTTTCGCTCGGGCGTGGTCCGACCGATCTAG